One stretch of Flavobacterium sp. 9 DNA includes these proteins:
- the dnaK gene encoding molecular chaperone DnaK, with amino-acid sequence MGKIIGIDLGTTNSCVSVMEGNEAVVIPNAEGKRTTPSIIAFVEGGEIKVGDPAKRQAVTNPTKTIASIKRFMGHTFAETQEEAKRVPYSVVKGDNNTPRVDIDGRLYTAQELSAMTLQKMKKTAEDYLGQTVTEAVITVPAYFNDAQRQATKEAGEIAGLKVMRIINEPTAAALAYGLDKKGTDQKIAVYDLGGGTFDISVLELGDGVFEVLSTNGDTHLGGDDFDQVIIDWLADEFKTEEGIDLRLDPMSLQRLKEAAEKAKIELSSSAETEINLPYVTATASGPKHLVKKLSRAKFEQLSDSLVKRSMEPVAKALKDAGLSTSDIDEVILVGGSTRMPRIADEVEKFFGKKASKGVNPDEVVAIGAAIQGGVLSGDVKDVLLLDVTPLSLGIETMGGVMTTLIESNTTIPTKKSQVFSTASDSQPSVELHVLQGARAMAADNKTIGRFHLDGIPPAPRGVPQIEVTFDIDANGIIKVTATDKGTGKSHDIRIEASSGLTAEEIEKMKQDAEANADADKIAKERAEKLNEADSTIFQTESQLKELGSKLTDDEKTAIEFALTELRFAHQSQDLEAIQKGLDNVNAAWKVATEAMYAQGGEGQEAAPQQEQSQGDNVEDVEFEEVK; translated from the coding sequence ATGGGTAAAATAATCGGAATTGACTTAGGTACGACGAACTCTTGTGTTTCTGTAATGGAAGGTAACGAAGCAGTTGTTATTCCTAACGCAGAAGGAAAAAGAACAACGCCATCTATCATCGCTTTTGTTGAAGGTGGAGAAATTAAAGTGGGAGATCCTGCAAAAAGACAAGCGGTAACGAATCCTACAAAAACGATTGCTTCTATTAAACGTTTTATGGGACACACTTTTGCTGAAACTCAAGAAGAGGCAAAAAGAGTTCCTTACAGTGTTGTAAAAGGTGACAACAATACTCCACGTGTGGATATTGACGGTCGTTTATACACTGCTCAAGAATTGTCAGCAATGACTCTTCAAAAAATGAAAAAAACTGCTGAAGACTATTTAGGTCAAACTGTAACTGAAGCGGTTATTACTGTTCCTGCTTACTTTAACGATGCACAACGTCAAGCTACTAAAGAAGCTGGTGAAATTGCTGGTCTTAAAGTTATGCGTATCATCAATGAGCCAACTGCTGCTGCACTTGCTTACGGATTAGATAAAAAAGGAACTGATCAAAAAATTGCTGTTTACGATTTAGGTGGAGGTACTTTTGATATCTCTGTTCTTGAATTAGGAGACGGAGTTTTTGAAGTATTATCTACAAATGGTGATACTCACTTAGGTGGTGATGATTTTGACCAAGTTATTATTGACTGGTTAGCTGACGAATTCAAAACTGAAGAAGGTATTGATTTACGTTTAGATCCAATGTCATTACAACGTTTGAAAGAGGCTGCAGAGAAAGCTAAGATTGAATTATCATCTTCTGCTGAAACTGAAATCAACTTACCTTACGTAACTGCTACTGCTTCTGGACCAAAACACTTAGTGAAAAAATTGTCTAGAGCTAAATTTGAGCAATTATCTGATTCTTTAGTAAAACGTTCTATGGAGCCAGTTGCTAAAGCATTAAAAGATGCAGGTTTATCTACATCTGATATTGACGAAGTAATCCTTGTTGGAGGTTCTACTCGTATGCCAAGAATCGCTGACGAAGTTGAAAAATTCTTTGGTAAAAAAGCATCTAAAGGTGTTAACCCTGATGAGGTTGTTGCTATTGGAGCAGCTATTCAAGGTGGAGTTTTATCTGGAGATGTAAAAGATGTATTGTTACTTGACGTTACACCTTTATCTTTAGGTATCGAAACTATGGGTGGTGTTATGACTACATTAATTGAGTCTAATACAACTATTCCAACTAAAAAATCTCAAGTATTCTCTACTGCTTCTGATTCTCAACCATCTGTTGAGCTTCACGTATTGCAAGGAGCTAGAGCAATGGCTGCTGATAACAAAACTATTGGTCGTTTCCACTTAGATGGTATTCCACCAGCACCAAGAGGAGTTCCTCAAATCGAGGTTACTTTTGATATTGATGCTAATGGTATCATCAAAGTTACTGCTACTGATAAAGGAACAGGAAAATCTCACGATATCCGTATCGAAGCTTCTTCTGGATTAACAGCTGAAGAAATCGAAAAAATGAAACAAGATGCTGAAGCTAATGCTGACGCTGATAAAATAGCTAAAGAAAGAGCTGAGAAATTGAACGAAGCTGATAGTACTATTTTCCAAACTGAAAGTCAATTGAAAGAATTGGGAAGTAAATTAACAGACGATGAAAAAACAGCTATCGAATTTGCTTTAACTGAATTAAGATTTGCTCACCAATCTCAAGATCTTGAGGCAATCCAAAAAGGATTAGACAATGTAAATGCAGCTTGGAAAGTAGCTACAGAAGCAATGTACGCTCAAGGTGGTGAAGGTCAAGAAGCAGCTCCACAACAAGAGCAATCGCAAGGTGACAATGTTGAAGACGTTGAATTCGAAGAAGTAAAATAA
- a CDS encoding DUF6252 family protein, with protein MKKILPIALLVLSVVFTACSSDDNNNKDPESSFSATINGKEWKPTKINMVTLIKVPGSGQRFDINVQDDSILLALACESESTTNDAMPLKQYNFFEDPTDTQVSNALFLNTYLYANGNSLTEHFPVSGKITITSMDASKKTVSGTFSFRNEKSQDEGAKIKVTTTPTPTVVEVTNGVFTNLSYTVIKAQQ; from the coding sequence ATGAAAAAGATTCTACCTATTGCATTACTTGTATTATCTGTAGTTTTCACCGCGTGCAGCAGTGATGATAACAATAACAAAGATCCTGAAAGTTCATTTTCGGCTACCATTAACGGTAAAGAATGGAAGCCAACAAAAATTAATATGGTTACTTTGATAAAAGTTCCGGGTTCTGGTCAACGTTTTGATATTAATGTTCAGGATGATTCAATTTTGCTGGCATTGGCGTGTGAAAGCGAATCAACCACCAATGATGCAATGCCATTGAAACAATACAACTTTTTTGAAGATCCAACAGATACTCAAGTTAGTAATGCTTTGTTTCTAAATACTTATTTATATGCAAATGGAAATTCTTTGACAGAGCATTTTCCTGTATCAGGAAAAATTACAATTACTTCTATGGATGCTTCCAAAAAAACAGTATCGGGAACATTTAGTTTTAGAAATGAAAAAAGTCAGGATGAAGGAGCTAAAATAAAAGTTACAACAACTCCAACACCAACAGTAGTTGAAGTTACAAATGGAGTATTTACCAATTTATCATATACAGTAATTAAAGCTCAGCAATAA
- a CDS encoding carboxypeptidase-like regulatory domain-containing protein, translating to MTNKIKISIPEPCHENWHEMSPTEKGKFCSSCQKNVIDFTKSSDREIILAYKKEEKLCGRFRISQLDREMIIPKEKKSIWMIAAASIIAFLGLGNQIANAQGKVKIEQTDRKQLTDSIKVKSKKELITYTGTLYDSQNNPLPEAKVKVKRSKTETKTNFDGEFTIKAKKGAILIFQYEGFLTTEFKLGNDLKIKPIMKDYYFIGEVVTAKTEED from the coding sequence TGTCACGAAAACTGGCATGAAATGTCTCCAACCGAAAAAGGTAAATTTTGTAGCAGCTGTCAAAAAAATGTAATTGATTTTACAAAATCTTCTGATAGAGAAATTATTTTAGCCTATAAAAAAGAGGAAAAACTGTGCGGCAGATTTAGAATATCGCAATTAGATCGTGAAATGATTATTCCTAAAGAAAAAAAATCAATATGGATGATTGCAGCTGCCTCGATAATTGCATTTTTAGGATTAGGAAATCAAATAGCTAATGCCCAAGGAAAAGTAAAAATAGAACAAACAGACCGCAAACAACTTACTGACAGCATAAAAGTAAAATCTAAAAAAGAACTCATAACTTATACAGGGACTTTATATGATTCTCAAAATAATCCATTACCGGAAGCTAAAGTCAAAGTAAAACGAAGTAAAACTGAAACTAAAACTAATTTTGATGGAGAGTTTACAATAAAGGCAAAAAAAGGGGCCATTTTAATATTTCAATATGAAGGTTTTTTAACTACTGAATTTAAACTTGGAAATGATCTTAAAATTAAACCAATAATGAAAGATTATTATTTTATAGGAGAAGTAGTTACTGCAAAAACAGAAGAAGATTGA